A region from the Triplophysa rosa linkage group LG4, Trosa_1v2, whole genome shotgun sequence genome encodes:
- the dand5 gene encoding DAN domain family member 5, with amino-acid sequence MTSQMIFFILLSVCTLVCAFPRTALRNFHRHPGKDFESSGSGPDEPIRGSVRVVKLSPHFLRRAAGAFGNHAPSRSTPGRSAFPAFLARGLPGPSVLTHNKPAVLLPHIGASNTGDAKKQGLEMWRRVTRKSDRGREAVALRINHKDMSKQSCAAVPFTQRITEDGCETVTVHNNMCFGQCTSMFVPSNGESRAQRDAHCTRCGPSKSRYVVVPLRCGPEVRERRVMVVEGCKCETGSKDVKFQNTETFNL; translated from the exons ATGACTTCTCAAATGATCTTTTTTATCTTATTGTCAGTGTGCACTTTGGTTTGCGCTTTTCCGCGCACAGCATTACGGAACTTTCACAGACATCCTGGGAAAGATTTTGAATCTTCAGGGAGTGGACCAGACGAACCTATCCGGGGATCTGTCAGAGTTGTCAAACTGAGCCCTCATTTTCTGAGACGAGCCGCCGGTGCTTTTGGAAATCACGCGCCATcaagaagcacaccaggtcgcaGCGCGTTTCCTGCTTTCTTGGCCCGCGGGCTTCCCGGACCGTCTGTCCTGACCCATAACAAACCTGCGGTCCTGCTTCCTCACATTGGCGCGAGCAACACCGGGGATGCGAAGAAACAAGGTCTCGAGATGTGGCGGAGAGTGACGCGGAAAAGTGACAGAGGCAGAGAGGCCGTGGCGCTGCGCATCAACCATAAAGACATGTCCAAACAGAGCTGTGCCGCTGTTCCCTTTACCCAG CGCATAACAGAGGACGGCTGTGAGACCGTGACCGTTCACAACAACATGTGCTTTGGTCAGTGCACGTCCATGTTTGTTCCATCCAACGGGGAGTCTCGCGCACAGCGAGACGCGCACTGCACGCGCTGCGGCCCTTCAAAATCGCGCTATGTAGTCGTGCCCCTGCGCTGCGGGCCAGAAGTGCGGGAGAGACGCGTTATGGTCGTTGAAGGGTGCAAGTGCGAGACGGGTAGCAAAGACGTCAAGTTTCAGAACACAGAAACGTTTAATTTATGA